Proteins encoded in a region of the Pseudanabaena sp. BC1403 genome:
- a CDS encoding ATP/GTP-binding protein produces MLKSIKIENFRCFPFFEMEQLGRLNLIVGTNNSGKTSILEAIQLLLNLPANVGVLDNIILGRSEYIFNEENQERDLVIRHLFYDHKIDFGSQFSIRGVNDHNVPIEVVLSVEDIKTLNSDIESPTLCIKGANNITDIPFKLSKEGVLSSDLLQMQYFRKSLAEPNSNIQFVNSSSLDTQEAIELFDELVLTSEEDLVTQSLQIIEPRIKRIAIVSSVRFRYVGSRGGFVVQFFDENKRIPIGSMGDGMWRMLGLALAIVNAKNGVLLIDEIDTGLHFTVMSDMWRMLWETAKRLNVQIFATTHSNDCWQSLADIANAENPSEDGITIHRIEKGKPHSIVFTERQIAIAAERNIEVR; encoded by the coding sequence ATGTTGAAATCTATCAAAATCGAAAATTTTCGCTGCTTCCCATTCTTTGAGATGGAACAACTAGGAAGGTTAAATCTCATTGTTGGTACTAACAACAGTGGCAAAACTTCTATTTTAGAAGCAATTCAATTACTTCTAAATTTACCCGCCAATGTTGGTGTATTAGACAATATCATTCTTGGTCGAAGTGAATATATCTTTAATGAAGAGAATCAAGAGCGAGACCTAGTAATTCGTCATCTTTTTTATGATCACAAAATTGATTTTGGTAGTCAATTTTCAATTAGAGGAGTAAATGATCATAATGTACCAATTGAAGTAGTTCTTTCTGTAGAGGATATAAAAACACTAAACTCAGATATAGAATCACCAACTTTATGTATCAAAGGGGCTAACAATATTACTGATATACCATTCAAACTTTCCAAAGAAGGAGTCCTCTCTTCCGATTTACTCCAAATGCAATATTTCAGAAAAAGCTTAGCTGAGCCAAATTCAAATATCCAATTTGTAAATTCGTCTTCACTCGACACACAAGAAGCAATCGAGTTATTTGACGAATTGGTACTAACATCAGAGGAAGATCTTGTAACTCAATCACTGCAAATCATTGAACCTCGAATCAAACGAATCGCAATAGTTAGTTCAGTAAGGTTTCGCTACGTAGGCTCGCGTGGTGGTTTTGTTGTGCAATTTTTCGACGAGAATAAGCGCATCCCTATTGGTAGCATGGGTGATGGGATGTGGCGAATGTTAGGACTCGCTCTTGCGATTGTAAATGCAAAAAATGGAGTTTTACTTATTGATGAAATTGATACTGGGCTACACTTTACCGTGATGTCTGATATGTGGAGAATGCTCTGGGAAACTGCAAAACGCCTTAATGTACAGATTTTTGCGACTACCCATAGTAATGACTGCTGGCAGAGTTTAGCGGATATTGCGAATGCTGAAAATCCTAGTGAAGATGGGATTACGATTCATCGAATTGAGAAAGGAAAGCCACACAGTATTGTTTTCACAGAGCGACAAATTGCGATCGCAGCCGAACGCAATATTGAGGTGCGGTAG